TTGTAGACAGTGCCTCTCAATTCAGACAGAGTCTTTGCAAAGTGGTGCACAAAGTCATCTAAAAATGCTAGCTGCTTGGTTGAGACCTTTCCTTCCACAGATTATTAGTGAGACTCAAAGTGCCTTCGTACCAGGGAGGATAATCACGGACAATGTTATAGTGGCTTATGAATGTCTACACATGATGAAAAAGAGAAGGAAAGGTAAAATTGGTCTATGTGCTGTGAAGCTTGATATGCATAAAGCGTATGACATGTTGAATGGGTTTTTCTAAAGGCAATCCTTGGCAAGTTGCGGTTCGATGAGCGATAGATTGGTCTAATCATGTCATGTGTGACCTCGGTCGATTATAAGGTCTGGTTCAACTCTAATGAAACAGAACCCTTTGTTCCTACAAGGGGTTTAAGACAAGGGGACCCTTTGTCCCCATACCTCCTTTTGCTGTGTGCGGAAGGTCTCTCGGCACTCATCTCTCATGAAGAGTAGCAGGGGGGTTTGAAAGGAATACAGGTGTGTTGTGACTCCCCGGTAATATCTCATTTACTCTTCGCCGATGATTCCTTGATTCTCATGAGGGAGGATGATACGAATGATGTTGCCTTGAAGGGATTTTAGATGACTATTGTACGGCTTTAGGGCAGGGTGAGAGCGGCCAAATCATCTATTTATTTCAGTCCAAACACAGATGTGGAGGACAAAGTTGAGGTATGCCAGACACTTGATATTATGACAGAATCTCTCTCTGATAAATATCTGGGATTACCCTCAATGATAGGTGTGGATCGAGTGGATTGCTTTAAACACTTGATAGAGAGAATCCAAAAATTGGTGAACGGTTAGAAGGAAAGAACACTATCTTATGGCGGGAAAGAGGCATTGATTAAGGCAGTAGCCCAGGCCATACCAACGTATGTGATGAGTGTATTCAAATTCCCTAACAAATTTTGCAAAGGAATCACTGATGCCATGTCGCATTACTGGTGGGGTGATGGAGAAAACCAGCGAAAAATGCATTGGTTCGCTTGGTGGAAGATGTGTGTTCCGAAGGAGAAAGGAGGCTTAGGCTTTCGCGAGGTTCATAGTTTCAATTTGGCTATGCTCGTGAAACAATGTTGGAGACTCATTGAGAATTATGAATCTCTCTTTGTGCCAGGGTTGTAAGGTCCAAGTACTACCCATCTGAAGATATCCTAAACTGCCAACTCAAGAAAGGTTCCTCCTATGTATGGCAGAGTATATGGGCTGGCATTCAGACTTTCAAAAAAGGGTGTATTTGGAGAGTGGGAAATGGCATGAAGATCAACATTTGGGAGGATAGTTGGATCCCAAACAACTGTTCTAGGAAGATAATTACGGTGCGCACAACAGAATTCTAACCACTGTGAATGAATTGATAGACTCGGTCATTGGAGGATGGGATGAGCAACTTATCATGGACAATTTTTGGAACATTGATACAGAAAGAATACTGCAAATTCCTTTATTCCAGCACGATACAGATGACTTTGTCGCATGGCATCTCACAAAGTCTGGTACCTTTACCGTCCGAGCGGCTTACTACAGGCAGTGGGAGGATTCCTATTCGGCCCAGAACTCAAGTACATGAGGAATTAGTGGATCAGTGTCACATCCAATATGAAAGATCATATGGAATCTTAAAATGCCAGGGAAGGTGAAAATATTCGTATGGAGATGCCTTCACAATGCTATTCCATGTATGGTTGTACTGGCTAATCGCCATATCTTAACTTCCGGTCAATGCCTAGTGTGTCAGATACATATAGAGGATGTAGCGCACGCCCTATTCATGTGCAGTCGAGCAAAAGAAGTATGGCGCGTGCTGGGCTTAATTGAAACCATAGAACAGACATGCACACCACACCGGTCAGGACCAGAAATCTTAGAGTACCTGCGATGTAATGCGGCTAATAGGAAGCAGTATTTGGACGTGGTTCAAATCCCGAAGATGATCGCGGCTACTAGCTGGTATCTGTGGTGGCAGCGGCGTCAAATTGTGAAGAAGGAAGAGGTGCAAGCGCCGGTGAGAACTGGTCCAGCAATCCGAGCCTTAGCACTAAACTATGTGCGCGCAAACGGGAAGCCTGCCACGATGCCGCGTATGAATCGGTGGTGGAAGCCTCTATCTGGTCAGTTGTCACTTAACGTTGATGCATCCTTTACTGAAGAAAGTTACTCAGGGTCATGTGGAGCTGTCATTCGAGATCACCTTGGCTCCTTCGTTGCTGCATCCACAGCCAAGCTTGAATATGCAGCCGATATTGTAGCAGCAGAAGCAGCTGCTCTGGTAGAAGGCCTTAAGCTAGCTCTACAGCTTGGGATAGATTCTCTTCTGATCCAGATGGACAATTTGATTGTGGTTGAGTCTCTAAAAAGCAACAGTGGGCATTCTATGGTGGTTGCTCCAATCCTTGATGAATGTCGTAACTTGATGGAAGATTTTGGGAAGGTCGAAGTAGAACATTGTAATAGAGAGTCGAATACGGTTGCTCATTGTATTAGCTCAGAAGGGACGTGTGGAACCTCCGTCTTTGTGGATGGACACACCCCCTGATTTTCTCTCTGTTGCTTTAGTGGATGATGTAAGCATCTTATTATTAATAAAGCAGCCATGATGGCCTTCATGTAAAAAAAAAACCCACGTAATGTTAATGTTATATAAACTTCCTAATCTAACACACTCTCTCCCCCTGATTTTAACAGGGATGGCCCCTCCTCCCCCAATCTTCAATCCTTCTTTTTTTTCGTCGCCCAATCTTCAATCCTGACTTGTCACGTTTTATTTGTTACTTAAAATACGTCGAAACTAGCACGTAGACTCTTTTCTAAAATCATGGGGCATCTACAGATTGCTAGGTTGGCCGGTTGGGTTCCCCTTATAACGCACGTTCGTGTGTCCCTCCCACGTACTCGTCGACCTAGCAACTACAGTAGTTGAACCGCGAGCAGCACGTTGATCACCGAGTTTCGGGCATGGCGATCCAGCCGATAACGTGGGTGGTTTTCCTGTTGCTCGCGCTGTCGTCGTCGTGGCCCATCGCGGAGGCGTCGCACCGCGTCTTCGCCGACCTGCAGTCCCTGGAGGCCGAGGGCGGGCGCGCCGTCGACGTCGACGACTCGCTCCGCACCGGCTACCACTTCCAGCCCCCCATGCACTGGATCAACGGTACTTACGTGCAGATTGAATACCTCGCTGATCATGATCGACATTGTCTTTCGCTAGCTTGATTTTTCGCTGCATACGTGTGTGCACACTGCAGATCCTAATGGCGTGATGTACTACAAGGGCGTGTACCACCTCTTCTACCAGTACAACCCCAAGGGGGCCGTATGGGGCAACATCGTCTGGGCGCACGCCGTGTCCACGGACCTCGTCAACTGGGTCATGCTCCCGCCGGCCATCTACCCGACGGCGCCCTTCGACGTCAACGGCTGCTGGTCCGGCTCCGCCACCGTCCTACCCGACGGCACGCCCGCCATCATGTACACCGGCATCGACGCCGACGGCCGCCAGGTGCAGAACGTCGCCTACCCCAAGGACCTCTCCGACCCCTACCTCCGGGAGTGGGTCAAGCCGGACTACAACCCCGTCATCGCGCCGAGCCCTGGGATCAATGCCACCGCGTTCCGTGACCCAACGACGGCGTGGCGGGGCACCGACGGGCTCTGGCGCCTCGTCATCGGGACCAAGGACAACCAACGGGGCCTCGCGGTGCTCTACCGCAGCCGAGACTTCCGGCGCTGGGTGCCGGTGCGCCGACCGCTGCACCACGGCGACACCGGCATGTGGGAGTGCCCGGACTTCTACCCCGTCACCTCACACGGCGTCCTCGGCGACGTAAAGCACGTGCTCAAGGTCAGCCTCGACCTAACACGGTTTGAGTACTACACCTTCGGCGCGTACGACCACGCCACCGAGACCTACGTGCCGGACGCGGCGCTCGCAGATGGCGACGACGGGCTCCGCTACGACTACGGTAACTTCTATGCGTCCAAGACGTTCCTCGACCCGGCTAAGCAGCGCCGCGTCCTGTGGGGTTGGGCCAACGAGTCAGACTCCACGGCCGACGATGTCAGGAAGGGCTGGGCCGGCGTGCAGGCCATCCCAAGGAAGATCTGGCTCGCGGCGAACGGCAAGCAGCTAATGCAATGGCCGGTCGCCGAGGTCGAGTCCCTCCGCGGCAACCACGTCAATATCACCGACAGGCTCGTCAAGGGCGGGGACTACTTCGAGGTCCTCGGGCTCACGACACCGGCGCAGGCCGACGTGGAGGTGTCGTTCGCGGCGATGGACCTGGCCAAGGCTGAGCAATTCGACCCGGCGTGGCGCGGCGTAGACGCGCAGACAGTGTGCGCGGCGCGGGCCGCGGACGTCAAGGGCGGTGTCGGGCCGTTCGGGCTGTGGGTGCTCGCGTCCGACGAGCTCAGGGAGAGGACTGCGGTCTTCTTCAGGGTGTTCAAGGACGGCGACGACGGCAAGCACGTCGTGCTCATGTGCAACGATCCCTCCAGGTCGTCCTACGCCGACCACCTCTACAAGCAGAGCTTCGCCGGATTCATCGACATCGACATTGTCAAGACTGGCGGCAAAATACCTCTCAGAACCTTGGTACGTTACAGCTAGCTACTAGTGCTACATATCAGCATGTTTGGGGGCCAAATGACTGTACTTTTCTTAATCTGGGCCTCTAGTTTTTTCTAACTAGCAATTGATGCTCTACTGTGCATTCTGCGCAGATCGACCACTCCATGGTGGAGAGCTTCGGAGGCCATGGCAGAATGAGCATATTGTCGAGGGTCTACCCGACAAAGGCCGTCGGCGACAAGGCGCGCCTCTACGTGTTCAACCACGGCGAGTCAGACATCAAGATTACGCACCTGAATGCGTACGACATGCGGTCGGCCAAGATCAGCACGGATATCAATCAACTCATCAGATGATCAACGCGCATGATAAATTGCACATTTGTATAGCTGGATTAGATTATTAGGAAATATCCAATAACAGACTTGAGGTGTCATGATATACCAGAGGCTAGACTGCAGGTTATTTGCTGTGTGTCTTTTAGTTCAAACTTGTATGCACTGCATTGATGACGCTCTAAAGCTCAAACCAACTTATGCTAGTAGTTTTTTTTATGTAACAATTTATGGAAGGAACACTTTAATGCCAAACCCATATATATATCACCATTAACATCTCAAGTATTGTCTTgcatgcaaaagaatgtcaacttcTACGCATCCAAGACGCTCCTCGACCATGCGAAGCGGCGACACATCCAATGGGGTTGGGCCAACGAGTCGGACTCCACGGCTAAATTTTATAGCGAAAATCCCTCCAGGTCGTCCACCGCCGTCGACCTCTACAGCCCCACCTTCATCGGCCTCATGGACTTCGACGTTGCCGAGACCGACGGTAAGACACCTCTCACAACCTTGCTACATTACACCTACCTACTACACCGTCTTAACAGTGGTACATTTTTTTCAACAATTATAACAAGAGAGAATTCCTTATTTAACACCATGTTTAAATTTTATGCCCTATTTAACATCGACAAATAATTTTTCCCTATTTAACAACGAGTTTAAATTTTATGCCGTTCATAACACTTCTATTCATTTTAAGCCTAAATTAAATGACACTTGAAAAGATCATTTTGCACACCCACGCAGTAGTAGCACACAATTTAGGCTCAAAATGGACGGAAGTGTTATAAGAGGCACACAATTTAGACAAGCTGTTAGATAGGCAAGAATTTTTTTCCAGTGTCAAATAAGGAGAAATAATAAGATAGTGTTAAATAAGGAATTGTTTTTTATAACATAGCTAGGGCTGGTAGCGTTGCCCTCCCCAGTTATTAACATGCGCTCGATCGATGTCCCTTGCACTAACACTGATATGCACAATGGTGCATTCTACACAGATCAGCCACTTCATGGTGGGGAGCTTCGGAGGCTACAACAGAATGAACATATTTTTCTCATGAGCAGTTGTTGTCCCACGACACAGTTTCTCAACCAGTTCTTCCGTTGCAATGCATGGACATTTGTGCTAGCCTATACCTAATTTAATAATAAAGGACTTGTCGTCCCACGTCAACATCACGAATTGCCTCGTCAAGGGCGGGGACTACTTAGAGGTCCTCGCGTTCACGACACCGGTGTAGGACGATGTTGAGTTGTCGTTCTCGGCGATGGACTTGGACACTGAACATCTGGGCCTCCAGGCCCTTTTGTTTTCAAATATTATACTATGGCTGGCTGGGGCGATGCCCCCCCCCTGCCCCAACCCGAACTGCAAGTGGCCACTGCACCTTAACATGATTGATGTTCGTGCACTAACTAACAATTAATGCTCAATTGTGCATTCCACGTAGATCGGCCACTCCATAGTTGAGAGCATCAGAGGCCATGACAAAATGAGCATCCTACCTCCGGGAGTGGGTCAAATCAGAATTCAACCCTGTCATCACGCCGGGGTCAACGCCACCGCGTTCCGTGACCCGACGACTGCGTGCAGGGACCCGACGGGCTCTGATGCCTGATCATCGGGACCAAGGACAACCACCGGGGCCTCACGGTGTTGTATCAGAGCAGAGACTTCCTGCACTGGGTGTCGGTGCGCCGAGCGCTGCACCACGGCGATACCGGCATGTGGGAGTGCCCGGACTTCTACCTGGTCACCTCCCACGGTGTCCTCGATGATGTAAAGCACGTGCTCAAGGTGAGCCTCGACCTGACGCGATTCGAGTACTACACCTTCGGCGCGTACGACCACACCATCAAGATGTACGTGCCGGACGCTGCGCTCGCAGACTCCGTCGCGACGACGTGCTCTTAAACTAAGGACCCTGATAGATGCCACACGTGTGACACGAACACATGGCAACTGCAGACGGCTTTGATGCCAAGTTTAGTAATGCGAGGATGGCAACTTTTCGGATGGCaagtttcagttttttttttgttttttttcttttcgcaTGATAATTTTAGTTGTAAAAAACGTCAGGCCCGGAGTGGTTCGTGCCACACGTGTGACACTTATGATTTGGGTAAACTAATATATGTCATTTTTTGTTGTTGAAAGTGCATGTTTTGTACTACTATTTATTTTCTTGACGACGCACAGCGGCGTGCACTGCGCGGTGCACCATGACCTAGTTTCACCCGCTGCACTGCTGAGCCGGCAACCATCACCAAGTTTCACCTGCTGCACCCGAGCGTGCGAAGGAGGCAACACACATGCATAAAGCGCGACAGAGTGCACCAACTACACACGCTTCCCCGTATGACCCGGCCGGCCCGGCGGGGTCTTTTTCTTTGCCTCCCATCTAAGAAAGGTTCCGGTTCGCTGCCATTAGCACTGTACATACCACCGTGCTCCGTCTACTGTATGCATAGAGAGCAGTATCTAGCTAGATCAGGTAGCTTTAGTAGACACCCTTTGTCACATATTCGGGCTGTTCCATGAAATGTCCTTTCATATCTTTGGTAATCGTTACGCCGCCGCCGATGGACTACACCAAGACACCAAGTACGTACTACGTATATGCATATGTTGGAGTAGCTAATACGAGTCCATGTAAAGATAGCCTTGTTCGATCAGTGTGCTACATATTCGTGCGCTTACGTACAGACTGCATGGTGCTCTTCGTATCTATGTATATATACGACTCCGCGGCCGGCTTTCCCCGGCCCCTCTATATAAAAGGTAACCCGCAAGCTGATCAAGGTGAGCTAAAAATGGAGAAGGCGCCGTCCATCGGCTCCAGCAGCTGGGTGATGGAGATGGAGAGGACGATCGGCGACATCGACCCGGCGGTGGAGATGGCGCGCTGGAAGAGGCACTCCATCTACCTCGTCCCCGAGCGCATCAAGAACCTGCACAACACCAAGGCGTACCGGCCGGAGCTCGTCTCCCTCGGCCCCTTCCACCACGGCGAGCCCGACCTGCTCCCCATGGAGGAGCACAAGCGCCGCGCGGTGGTGCACCTCGTCAAGCGCTCCGGGAGGCCGCTCCGGGAGTTCGTCAACGCCGTGGCCGAGGTCACGCAGCAGCTCCAGGAGGCCTACAAGGACCTCGGCGCCGAGTGGCGCGGGGACGACAACCGGCAGCGCTTCGTCGAGCTCATGCTCACCGACGGCTGCTTCCTGGTGGAGGCCATGAGGATGGACGCGCTGCGGGGGAAGGTCCAGGGCGACTACGCGCCCAACGACCCCGTCTTTAGCCAGTACGGTTACCTCTACCTGTGGCTCTATATCCAGTCCGACATGGTCGTCATGGAGAACCAGCTGCCTCTGCTTCTTCTCCACAAGCTATTCCTTGTTCTCGACCATGACAAATATCAGGTACGTACTCATTACTCTTTTATCATATTTTCCATTTTCGTTTATTTCCTATATATGATAATAATACCATCCTACCATTTACTAGAACAACATGGAGCATCACAAATAGGCGTTTCAAACTGCAATGTACTAAAATTTAAATTATTGTGCATATATACATGCTTTTTTTTTTGTAGATACACACATACTGTCGAATTACCGAGCTGTTAAAAGTGACTAAAATGTAAATGTGTGTATGTTTCGACGCATAACGCACGTTAGCTGTAACCGTCTATATATGTCAACTTTCCTACAGGATGCTCGAGAGATAAGAAAGTTGGTGCTTGATTCCCTCTGTCCTTGGCGCCGACATGTGGTTGATATAAACCCCCTCGGGCTCCACCCCCTCGACATCTTACACCAAAGCCTTACCCATGACGACCACCAAGATCGCAAAGGATCAAAGGCGTATGTCATGCCCTCCGCGATGGAGATCTATGAAGCAGGAATCCATTTCAAGGTGAGCGACACCGACAGCCTCCTCGACGTCCACTTCGAGCATGGCGTGCTAAGCATGCCGGCGGTTAGGGTCAACGAAGGCACCGAGAAGAGGTTCCTCAATCTAATGGCATTCGAACGGCTCCACCCTTCTGCTGGCAATGCTGTGACAGCCTACGTGATCTTCATGGACAACATGATTAGCTCGGCCAAGGATGTGGCCCTGCTCAGATCTAAGATGATTATCGAGAGTGGGTTGGGCAGCGatgaagaggtcgccaagctcCTAAACAACACGCTAAACAAGGGAGGAGTGATGAGCCCGTCTAGTAGGCTCCATGATGTGCAGCGACAGGTGAATGCCCACTGCAGGAAGAGATGGAATAGATGGCGGGCTAACTTCATACAAACCTACTTGAGAAACCCTTGGGTGTTCATTTCCCTCGTCGCCACCGTTATTCTACTAGTTGCCACACTTTTGCAGACCTTCTATACGGTTGCGCCCTTTTACAAGCTCATATCCTAGTAGTAGTAAGTTAGTATTCCATCCCTGCCAAATTATAGTGCATATAAGATTTAtttcaaagtcaaactttgtaagttttgaccaaatttatattaaaaaTAACATTTACAATACAAAATGTACACCATATATAAATATAATGGAATTAATTTGGTATAGAAAATATTGATaattttttctataaacttggtcaagtTTTATGAAGTTTGGTGATTTGATGAAAGAAATCTTATATGCACTATAATTTGCAAGGAGCAAGTACCATCTAAATGTACATTCGATACTGTTTTTAAGCATAATGTGTGTTAACAACATGTATATAAGTTTCATTCATTATGGACATCTATGCAACGAAAAATTTGGGAATAAATTGATGTATCTTGACTAAAAAGCTTTTGTTCAGAACTACAAAAATGTTTAATCTAGATAACCTTTAAGATTTCATGAATAGAATATAAACTTGGGTATGTGACAACCTGAAGTTCACAAAAATGGACATATGACTCCCCTCTTCCCCCGCCCTGATGCATGAAAGGTGGTTTTGGAGCATGGGTTTGTTCTCGTGGTACGTTACTCTCTCCCCCGCTCCCTCTATTCATCATACACACAGGTCATGCCCACTCAACGCTGGGAAGTATTTTTACTCTTTACAACGGTGACTACATGTCGAGCCCAGCCCGTACCCTCGCCATGGAAAGGTTTTGCCACAATAGATGTAACCCCCTTTGTTGCGACCACCTTGATAGGGACAACATATTCTAATCTCTTATCGAACTGCTTGCTCAACCCAATCCGCCAGCCTTGCAAGCAGAGATAAATTAAACAGCTAGAAATCCTTGAACCCTAGGCCTCCCATGCCTTTGGGTTGCATCATGTCCTTCCAAGAAACCCAGTGTGGCTTTCACTGTCCATCTATACTTCCCCACCAAAATTTCCTGATTAACATGTTTAGTTTCTCACATAGACCCCTTGGAAGCTTGAAGCAAGACAGAGAGTATACAGGCACAACTTGGGCTACTGACTTTACCAAAATTTCTTTCCCAGCCATTGACATAGTTCTTTCAATCTATCCCTGGACCCTGCTCCATAAGCGATCCTTTAAGTATTTAAATGCCCCATTCGTGGATGACCCTGCATCACATGGCATCCCAAGATATTTTTCGTTCAATGTCTCGTTTGCAACTTGTAGCAAGCCCTTTATGTCCGTCCTAATATTTTTAGGGACAcctttactgaagtagattgatGATTTTTCAAAATTTATCCATTGCCCTATAGCCAAACAGTAAGTGTCCAACACCTGGTGCACCTCAGATGCTCCTACGCCATTAGCCTTGAAGAACAATAGGCTGCCATCTACAAATAAAATATGGTTTACTGATGGGGACAAAGGGACCATCTGCAGACCACGAAGATTAGATGACTCACTTTTTGATTTGAGGAGGCTCGAAAGGCCCTCTGCTGCCAAGAAGAACAAATATGGAGAGGTCGGATCCCCCTACCGGATACCTCGTGATGGTGTAAATTCCTGAAGCTTCTTCCAATTAAACAAAACTAAAAAAATTACCGAGCTTATCATACTCATCACAATGCTCACCCACCTTTCAGTAAATCCCAGTTTTAACATAACTACTTGGAGGTAAGCCCATTCGAATCTATCATAGGCTTATGTGATTGTATGGGTATTATTGTAGGACTTCAGCCACACATCTGTTTTCACTTGGTTTTAGTTTAGAGCTCTTACAAATTTTTTATGTGATTCTATGGGTATACACTCACATTATTGTAAACCCAAGTTCTTTAGATTCTTGTGAAATTTAAAAATTCATGCTATCTATGTCGGATACTTCATATTTTTGTCATTTGCATTCAATAATCCATCCTTTCAAAAAATAAATTTTCTTTTGGAAAGTTACTATGAATTAAATGCCATTTTTTGTAGTGGTGAAATGCCTAGACGTAATGGTATAGTCCTACACTTACAAAGCACCTATCTCTAGCAATACTTCCTATACGATCGCAAATGATATTCCTAACTTATTTTGAGGAGTAAAGCAACGCTTTATTCATCAAATATCACAGTTTGTGGGATTACATCTGGGTCATGGGGATGCATAACCCACATGTGGCGACCCTGGCCTAAATAGAGGGAGATTCTAGCTAAATTATGAGCATCCTCATTACCTAAACGAGGTTCAAAAGAAAAAATGACAATTAAAACTAGTTGCTCTAGACTTGATATCACCGATGATCACACCATTGCGTCCTCGACTACCATTTGCCAGATCATTAACAACCTTCTTTGGATATGAGGCAACAACAAAATTGTGGAGTCCAAGGTCTTCAGCCAGTGCTAGACCTTCGTGACACACGATTGTCTCAAGTGTGTTAGCGGCGTGCATACCAAATATCACTAGAGATGAGCTTCGCAAATAATTCCCATAGAAGTCATGGCAAACCACAAATGCGGCCCCTCTTGAGTTCGATGCACCCGCATCAACTTGAATTATTACAGGACTTCTGCCACACATTTGTTTTATTTTAGTCTAGAGCTCTTACAAATTGTTTATGTGATTGTACGGGTATTCACTCACATTGATTTTTATAGCGGTGAAATACCAGCTTTGAAGTCTAGTACCAATCCTCCCAAGAAAAATATCCACAGGAAAAATATAATCACCCAAGCAGGTCCCTAATATTTTACAGCCAGCACCCTAAAGTTTTCGTTTCCTTACAAACAAGGCCGAAATTTTTGGTAGCATAACGTGTTGGGAACGGTGAATCACATCTACAATAGTAGTATAATACGGCACTAAAAATTGCTCCACTGCCCTGCTTTCTCTTCTGTGCATCTTCTGGTAACACATTACTTTTGCAAAATATGTAGCTGTGTTTTCCTAATGAAAGAATCTAATTAACTGTATCTGTAGCCACATATATAGATCTCTTCAGCCAGGTAATAGGTTCAGTGTAAAGAAAAAgttcaacaacaacaacatatatagAGCTCTTCTTAATAGGTTCAGTGTAAAGAAAAAGCTCAGCAACAACAACAGTGGTTAGTAGCATCAATTGTAGCATAGCGGCAGTAGTATAGCAACAACAATACTAATTTATACATAAATTCAGTGTAAAGTCAAACAACAACAGTAGTATAGCAGCAACAGCAGTAGCATAGCAGCATCAGTGCTAGTATAACACAGTAGTTTAAACACACATTCAGATAGCTTAGAAACAACACAAGTTTATACTTCACTTTATGAGTTGACTACTGAATTGGCACTCATGTTTACATTAGTATCTACGTATGTAAACCCTAGCTACATACTAGTATTGTTTACATATGTGGACATGTCTCTCAAATTATGTACAACATGTTGTCTTCTCATTATTATTGACTAGCTCATCTTTCAACTTCTTTGCTAGTCGAGTTGGAATCCTTGATAGACCTTTTTTTACCGTGGGAGCTTGTGTTTGGTGTAACTAATGTTGATTTTTAGAATACAAATATCTCAACCTTGGTGGAGAATAAGTATTGTGTATAATTGAAGCATAAACACAAGTTGGACCTTTGGTTGCTGTTGGTACTGGTAGGTACCGAATTAAAGAGAAACAAGCACCGAAACAGAAACAAAAACCACTTTGATAGCTACTGATATCTTAAATCCTTTTCTCTACCTTGATTATCCGAATAAGATGATAATTAAACACGTGCAAATCTATTGTTACTTCGGTAAATGTGGCTTTATTTTGTATGGCTGAAGCAAGAGTTGTGACTGCAGACCCCGCCTCGTTTGGAGACTACAACCTAGTATTGCTATATTCACAATCTTGTGTAAAGTTGATAGACGCCTGCATGTTTTTTGTTCAAAACCTTAATGAGGATAAACTTGTTTTTTAGATAGCTAACCACTCATACCGATTGGTTTTATTAGGATAAACTTGATTTCTACTCCTTGATGGTGTCTATCTACTCCAAATGTTTCATAAGATGGCATATTTGAATATGCCATACCTGGATCTACATCCCAATACTTTTAACTTTTAACAAACACCTAATCCATCCTCAACAGGAACATACCTACATCCAGATCAAGCTAGCTAGCTTGCTATTGATTTCATCTTTACCTGCCTCCATGGATGTCCCCTAATTAAGTAGAACCATGTACTACATCAC
This genomic window from Aegilops tauschii subsp. strangulata cultivar AL8/78 chromosome 4, Aet v6.0, whole genome shotgun sequence contains:
- the LOC109747879 gene encoding beta-fructofuranosidase, insoluble isoenzyme 3-like, with the translated sequence MHWINDPNGVMYYKGVYHLFYQYNPKGAVWGNIVWAHAVSTDLVNWVMLPPAIYPTAPFDVNGCWSGSATVLPDGTPAIMYTGIDADGRQVQNVAYPKDLSDPYLREWVKPDYNPVIAPSPGINATAFRDPTTAWRGTDGLWRLVIGTKDNQRGLAVLYRSRDFRRWVPVRRPLHHGDTGMWECPDFYPVTSHGVLGDVKHVLKVSLDLTRFEYYTFGAYDHATETYVPDAALADGDDGLRYDYGNFYASKTFLDPAKQRRVLWGWANESDSTADDVRKGWAGVQAIPRKIWLAANGKQLMQWPVAEVESLRGNHVNITDRLVKGGDYFEVLGLTTPAQADVEVSFAAMDLAKAEQFDPAWRGVDAQTVCAARAADVKGGVGPFGLWVLASDELRERTAVFFRVFKDGDDGKHVVLMCNDPSRSSYADHLYKQSFAGFIDIDIVKTGGKIPLRTLIDHSMVESFGGHGRMSILSRVYPTKAVGDKARLYVFNHGESDIKITHLNAYDMRMPAVRVNEGTEKRFLNLMAFERLHPSAGNAVTAYVIFMDNMISSAKDVALLRSKMIIESGLGSDEEVAKLLNNTLNKGGVMSPSSRLHDVQRQVNAHCRKRWNRWRANFIQTYLRNPWVFISLVATVILLVATLLQTFYTVAPFYKLIS